The nucleotide sequence TGTTTTGGGGATGTCTTGACATTTGATTCGACTTACAATAGGAACGTCTACAATAAACCATTTGTGATATTTTCTAGTAGCAATCATCATGGGCAGACCATCATATTTGGATGTGGTCTTCTTGTTAATGAGGATATTGGTTCATACAAATGGCTCTTGGAAACTTTTTTGGAAGCAATGGAGAATAAACACCTTATGGCAGTTGTCACCGACGGAGATCTTTCAATGAGAGAAGCCATTAAACAGGTCTTTCCTTATGCAACACATCGATCTTGTGCATGGCACTTACATAGGAATGCATGCGAGAAGGTTAAGAACAGTGGATTTTTAAATGACTTCAAGAAATTGATTTATGCTAATGTGAGTGTTGAAGAGTTTCAGGCCATGTGGGGAGACATGGTGGCGAGGTATAACTTATCAAGCAACTCTTGGGTCGACCAAACCTATGAGTTGAGGAATTTATGGGCTCTTGCATATTTGAGGGACTAATTTTTTGGGCGAATCAGGACAACATCCCAGTGTGAAGGGATTAACTCTCTAATAAAAGCATATGTGAGAAAGAAAGATACCCTTCTTGAATTCATCAATAACATGGAGACCGTTGTTAGCCATTACAGGAACAATGAAAGAGTTGCAGAGTTCAATAGTAAATATACTGATCCAGTACTTGTGACTTCTTTGCCAACACTTGAAGATTTTGCTACAAAGACTTTCACTCATAACATGTTCCGGGAGGTCAGGAAGGAAATTGAGGGTGCTTGTGCTATGAATACAGAGTTAGTAATTCAGGATGGTGGAAAACTATACTTCAAGTGTAACAGTTTTGGAGTGCCAGAGTTTGATCATGTGGTTGAGTTTGACAGAGTTGGAGGGGATGCTTTGTTGTGAGTGTCTGTGGTTCGAAAATAGAGGGATTCCCTGCATGCACATATTCGCATGTCTAAAGCACCAACACGTTGAAGTTATTCCAGAACGCTTAGTGTGCAAGCGTTGGACGAAGAATGCCAAGAGCGATTTCATGAAGTCAAACGTCGATGATCCAAGTGATTCTGATAAGGTACTAAAGTGTTGTTTGGGTGTGTTGGGTGCTGAGTGTTCTAGGTTGATGGATGTTGCATGTAAGAACTCAAGTGATTTTGTCGAAGCAATGAATGATGTTGTCAACACAATTACAAAACTCCAAAAGCGAGGTGAAAATCCACGCAACGGTAATTTAGATGATGACTACGTTGTTGACCCATTGGTGGTGAAGAGTAAGGGAGCATCCCAACAAAAACTCAAAATTTAAGCAATGTAGAAGGTGTTCAAACTGCGGTGTGTGACGAACGGATTTCCGTTGgtaaaaaaattcacaaatatatttccgttgtaagtatagtttctaaaccaacaaaggatcctttcgtacaaaagtttggttgtcacaagtaagaaaacccaataaaatttataaccgaagtatttaaacctcgggtcatctttcaaggaattgcagagaggtatgatttattattggttatgagaaaaagtgtatttttggggagtttttgaattaaagaacaagtaaattaaatgacaagaaaaataaattaataattaagaaaactcttggcaaggtatgagaactggaaattccatcctagttatccttatcaggtgcgatgagaattgttattgctcccacttagttaacccttactaaataaagaaaagtcaagaggaccaatcaatttgattcctcaagtcctagtcaactcctatggaaaaactagctttagagggatccaaatcaatcagtaaattctaattttcaatcaacagctgagtttgataactcaagtgtcaacaattactcaaccaaagccaaaagaggaaaaatctaaattatttatatcataaataaaagaaaacaatcgtaaatctgaattacctcaaattgcattaaataaagaaatcaaattacacataggaatccataaaccaaattggcaacatctagtaatcaactaaagtaatagaatgaataaaagtagaagagagactaaagtaaaggaacatagaacctggaatgaagaaataatcataaactaagagaaatcctaatcctaaaaatctaagagagaggagagagcctctccctctagaaaactacatctaaaacctaaaattatgaatatgaaagttgtttttatgaatgaatggattcccccactttatagcctttaatctgtgttttctgggccaaaaactgggtcagaaacagcccagaaatcgctggggacgaATCCAAACACATGCAGGTTGCTGGTTTCGCAcagatccacgcgtgcgcgtcacttatcCTCAGGGAaattatggaaaattatatatcatttcgaattcccagatgttagctttccaacgcaactggaaccgcctcatttggacctctgtagctcaagttatgaccgtttgagtgcgaagaggtcaggctagacagcttagcaattccttcaacttcttgtattccttccacttttgcatgcttcctttccatcctctaagccattcctgccctgtaatccctgaaatcacttaacgcacatatcacggcatcgaatggtaataagggaggattaatattagcaaatataaggccaaagaagcatgttttcaatcatagcacaaaatcaggaaggaaaatgtaaaacatgcgaattgtataaataagtgtgagaataatggataaaatccactagattaagcacatgataaaccctaaaaatagggtttatcagTGTGACAGGGCACTACAACAAAAGTTGTCCTAATGTTCCTGGTAGATTCCCAAAGGAGCAGGTAGACAATGATACAGAAAAGAATATCAACAACCATCTTGACGTACTAAGGTATCTCATAATATAACTATGTTTAGAATTTTGTTGTATGGTGATTCGGCATATTGTGTTTTGGATTTATAAACTATGTTATTTTTATGCTTTTGTAACGGAAGATGACGTTTGGTTTGTGATCAGCGCAAAAGACATGACAGTGTGAAAAATCAGCAGaagatagaaaaagataggaacatTGGTGGTGGAACAGCACCAATCTCAGCAGCTAAGTCAGCTTTTACTGATCAAGTGAAAACATCAAGTCCTGGTCCCGATATCCCGGTTTGTGCATTTACAAGTAATGAAGAGTCCGGGATAAGTTCCAGAACAACTGAGTCTCCTGTTGTGGCCCCTGAAACTGGAATGGCGAATTGAAGATGATTCAAATTTTAGGATGATTGATAATTTTGTACCATTTACTAATTACCTTTGTTTTTTATAGTTTGCATTCATTGATTGAATTAACATTTATTGAACTAGGAAGATTATGTCATTTTACTCATTtactattaaattttttaaattgctTTTTGACTTATTCTATTAATAACAGAACTTTAGCTTAATTTTAGTTCATTTGATGTGTCTCCATGTACTATAGTAAGTAATTACCTATATTCCTATTACAATATGATGCAATATTTGAGTAAGGTTTGCCTGACTCTTGATGAGGATTTCAGCATTATCTGTGCACTAGTATTTAGCACGAGTTGTGATTGATCATGGATGCACTGGTTTTAAAAACCTAGTGTTCATTACTTCTAAGCTATTTAGTATCCGCAACTAATTAATCCAAGTTGGTGTTGATAACGTCATAACGCCAagtttgacattgaaattaaTGAAACATTTCATTGTACAAAGTAATCCATGTATATATAAGTCAAAATTTTGTTAGTTATGTTAATTCTTACTTTCACTCGCTTTCACTCCACGAGTTGTGATTGATCATGGATGCACTGGTTTTCTCACAAGACTGCTATGCATCTTCACACTCACTTTCACTCCCTGATCCAAACTCTGCTTCTACACTGTAGAATTTGTTATTGTTCAAGGATATCAAGATGTGATCATAATGGAAATCATGAATCATTAAATAATGCATCTAcataattttatcttttcaacaATGACTTAGAGACTTAGAGTATGAGTTACAATAATGAGTAAAGTACTATTTTAGTTCCTAACAAATGACTTCAGTCTTAATTTTGTCCTTAATATTTGAGACATTATTTTTTCTACTCCCACATATTTTAGTCGATCCTATTTTAGTCCTCtacttaaaattaaatttatttaaaaatttcttttgtttttgtgttATCACCTTTTTCGTTTACTAAAATGGGACAACATAAGACATGTAGAATAAAAATACGATGTTTAAAATGTTACTGAAAAAATTATCATGTACACTACCAAAAAAACGGAGTTTATCCACCAAAATTTAACAACGAACGCTAAATCGTGTCTTCTATTTATCACCAAATTGACTCACATTGACGTGCCATAACCGACCTGTCCTTaatagatttatcaagctataatattatttcttaaaaatattctaacattaacacaaatttttaaaattaaatctaaaaatataaaaaattaaatttagataaaattaaaaattataaagataATTCAAATATTCTAATACTTGAGCTacttaaaaagataaaatttatttagctaaaataatataatttgaataaataataaaaagttcagtaatttttaagtaaaaaaaattttaataaatcttttaataaaaataaattgttttATCATTTGTTAGATTTTAAAAATGACAATAAGTTAAAAAAATAGTCTTTATTTATATGATTTAGTAGTCACTACATATCTTTGTGGGTACTGTACtcttaatatatacataattatatttttaaaaattattttgtgaaattataaattaaatttttatttatacaaTTATTCAATtggtatatattattaattaattatctatTAACTATTTTAAGTCATAAgaaaattaatactaattaatttatgAGTAATTACTCAACTTTTACTTCTTGTATTTAACCGCTATCATCAGTGacccaatttttaaaaaaaaaaagtcacaaCAAATTCAGACATACATTATATCCAACAAACTAGCCAAATACACCCATTTTAAAACAATCTGCTTTCATCCTCACAATTAGTCATGAAATTTACATTGATCAAAAGATTGatgaaaaaataaaactaatttaataaagAACAATAACAAGACAGATAATAGAACATGAGAGAAGTAAGCCCTCCTAACATTTTAATTTGTACTTTGGATATCCATCCCATGAACCAGCCAGCACGTCTTGAGAGATTATCTCTCACCCTACAACCATTGAAATAAAGTACTAAACACTGTTTCAAGTTTTAACTCCTTGAAGCTAAACAAAGATGCTACATATCATCACAGACAAATTCAATGAATGCCTCTCTACAAATTCAATGGATGCCTCTCATGGCTTCTGATTCTGTGGCCCCAAGTACCAAACATCACAGACAACAGCTCAAGATATCATTAATTACAGCAGATGCTTAGTGAATGATTACCTGGAAATGCATGAAAACTAGAAAGtctaaaacaaaaatacaaaaaagttgAAAGATCAGAATGATTAACCCCTCGAGTATACATTGTTACTTGTGACTATTCCAAAATGCATCTATAAAATTTTATTGTACTTGATCGCTATTGGGCAAAATGTGCATCCAAGTTCGAATGTACCCtacaaattattaaaattaataatcttcCATTAAAGCTTTCGGCATATAGGAATTAGAATCCAAGTCAATGGAATTAGAATATAAGAGTTTGTACTAGTATTGTGACTATTATGTACGTTTTGATGCACAATTTTATAGCTTTGTAAAAGAGGAACATTATCAATAGCTTGTAAAAGCTAATTGATATTATTATATCTCTAATTATACTACAAATGCaaacacaaaaaaatttaaagcAAATAAACAATTAAGCAAACTAACATAATCAACTATGAGTTTGATGAATAAAATAATGATAAAACATAAGAACTCATTGCATAAAGTCGTGGAGGGTACAAATTGATCCACTTATGTCCATCATAACAAGTACAACAATGCTAGGGAACCAAGAGGGTACCAGCCAAAAACCAGCCAAATGTCTCTGGGTGAATCCAAAACTTCTACGTGGATGATGCTTATGCTAGacattaggatgtttcttttctttataaattggatggttctgaatctattttctgatttatcatgttttaggcattTGGAGAGGGAAGGATGCTGAAGAgacggaagctaattgaattagttTCTGTGATTCACGTTGTAATGATACTGAACGTATCTCCTCCTAATTTGAATGtggtaaaatatttaataaccaatattttaaatcataaataaataaaactatttactatatttataattaattaa is from Arachis ipaensis cultivar K30076 chromosome B01, Araip1.1, whole genome shotgun sequence and encodes:
- the LOC107608104 gene encoding protein FAR1-RELATED SEQUENCE 5-like is translated as MYNLITQHRKEKVTGGDANAAISYLRGKAGNDSYFFGKYTLSNENRLENLFWVDRTSRIDYECFGDVLTFDSTYNRNVYNKPFVIFSSSNHHGQTIIFGCGLLVNEDIGSYKWLLETFLEAMENKHLMAVVTDGDLSMREAIKQVFPYATHRSCAWHLHRNACEKVKNSGFLNDFKKLIYANVSVEEFQAMWGDMVARTTSQCEGINSLIKAYVRKKDTLLEFINNMETVVSHYRNNERVAEFNSKYTDPVLVTSLPTLEDFATKTFTHNMFREVRKEIEGACAMNTELVIQDGGKLYFKCNSFGVPEFDHVVEFDRVGGDALL